Proteins from one Phyllobacterium zundukense genomic window:
- the rbsK gene encoding ribokinase: MARRIAVVGSNMTDLVTSIIRMPAPGETLEAPAFSMGFGGKGANQAVAAARLGADVMMVTKVGDDVFGQSTIDNLKSNGIDVSHVGTVTGKSSGVAPIFVDESGENSIFIIKGANNDLKPADIDAAAEDLKRCDLILMQLEVPLETVYYTIAFADRHGIETILNPAPAAPDLDPKQVTKATFVVPNETELALLTGMPTGTDDEIETAARSLIDKGIRTVIVTLGSRGARLITASSSTLIEPLKVKPKDTTGAGDAFIGSFARYYVEGRELEASLRKAALYAADSITREGTQKSYATAEDFNQFLQNRAK; this comes from the coding sequence ATGGCACGTCGCATCGCGGTCGTTGGTAGCAACATGACCGATCTCGTCACATCGATCATCCGCATGCCTGCGCCGGGAGAAACTTTGGAAGCGCCGGCGTTTTCGATGGGATTTGGCGGCAAGGGCGCCAATCAGGCGGTCGCTGCTGCAAGACTTGGCGCCGATGTGATGATGGTCACCAAGGTTGGTGACGACGTTTTCGGTCAAAGCACCATCGACAACCTCAAGAGCAACGGTATCGATGTCTCGCATGTCGGGACCGTTACGGGCAAATCGAGCGGCGTTGCGCCGATCTTTGTCGATGAAAGCGGCGAGAACTCGATCTTTATCATCAAGGGCGCGAACAATGATCTGAAGCCGGCCGATATCGATGCTGCCGCAGAAGACCTGAAGCGCTGCGACCTCATCCTGATGCAATTGGAAGTGCCCCTCGAGACGGTGTATTACACGATTGCCTTTGCCGACCGGCATGGCATCGAAACGATCCTCAATCCCGCGCCAGCCGCGCCCGATCTCGATCCGAAACAGGTCACCAAGGCAACCTTCGTCGTTCCCAATGAAACCGAATTGGCGCTGCTGACCGGCATGCCGACCGGGACAGACGACGAGATTGAAACGGCAGCGCGTTCCTTGATCGACAAGGGTATCCGCACGGTCATCGTCACCCTCGGCTCCCGCGGTGCGCGCTTGATCACGGCAAGTTCCTCGACATTGATCGAGCCTCTCAAAGTCAAGCCGAAAGACACGACAGGCGCCGGCGATGCTTTCATCGGCAGCTTCGCTCGCTATTACGTGGAGGGCCGGGAGCTCGAGGCCTCGCTCAGGAAAGCGGCGCTCTATGCCGCTGACTCAATTACGCGAGAGGGCACACAGAAGTCCTATGCGACGGCCGAAGATTTCAATCAATTTCTGCAAAATCGCGCGAAATAA
- a CDS encoding glycoside hydrolase, translating into MAAIIAPFLAAAVASAVLLAIIMRALPAGFLGAAVTERSNHTQAARQLGGLAIVPGIIATLWIFGPAAGLDRQFLSATSLAAALLWVVGFLDDRHHLPETIRLASQVAASAIAVHGLGADFRLLPELMPFLVERGLLVLALVYFINLTNFMDGLDLMVVSGLGIPLALLAGFSIFGLAMLGTGSLAASIAGGLLGFAVFNRPKASVFLGDSGSLPIGLLSGLAFFRLGHDLSIWAGLVLPLFFIADATSTLFMRLAAGDNIFAAHSKHAYQVAKRSGWSVWGIVISVGVLNVVLGACAVAAAQHGLFRAAGILAALMGVGFVLLRFRAKPR; encoded by the coding sequence TTGGCCGCCATCATCGCTCCTTTTCTTGCCGCTGCCGTCGCAAGTGCCGTCTTGCTGGCGATCATCATGCGGGCTCTTCCCGCAGGTTTCCTCGGCGCGGCGGTGACCGAACGCTCCAATCACACCCAAGCGGCACGGCAATTGGGCGGCCTCGCCATCGTTCCAGGAATCATCGCCACGCTGTGGATCTTTGGTCCTGCAGCCGGCCTTGACCGGCAGTTTCTCAGCGCAACGAGCCTTGCGGCAGCTCTGCTGTGGGTTGTCGGCTTCCTCGATGACCGCCATCACCTGCCCGAGACAATCCGGCTGGCATCGCAAGTCGCAGCCTCGGCGATTGCAGTCCATGGGCTCGGGGCAGACTTTCGCCTGCTGCCGGAACTCATGCCTTTCCTTGTGGAACGTGGCCTTCTCGTTCTCGCCCTCGTCTATTTCATCAATCTGACCAACTTCATGGACGGCCTCGACCTGATGGTCGTCTCAGGCCTCGGTATTCCTCTCGCTCTCCTTGCCGGGTTTTCGATCTTCGGACTTGCCATGCTCGGGACCGGTAGCCTTGCCGCTTCGATTGCAGGAGGGCTATTAGGCTTCGCCGTCTTCAACCGGCCGAAAGCGAGTGTATTTCTCGGTGATTCCGGCAGCTTGCCCATCGGCTTGCTCAGTGGGCTTGCCTTCTTTCGGCTTGGTCATGATCTGTCGATCTGGGCCGGGCTCGTCCTGCCGCTGTTTTTCATCGCCGATGCAACATCAACGCTGTTCATGCGTCTGGCGGCCGGCGACAACATATTCGCCGCTCACTCCAAACACGCCTATCAGGTGGCGAAGCGCTCCGGCTGGTCGGTCTGGGGCATTGTCATCAGCGTTGGCGTGCTCAATGTCGTACTTGGAGCCTGCGCTGTTGCAGCGGCACAACACGGTCTATTCCGTGCCGCGGGTATTCTCGCGGCGCTGATGGGCGTCGGGTTCGTTTTGCTCCGGTTTCGAGCCAAACCACGTTAG
- a CDS encoding polysaccharide biosynthesis protein, translating into MKLEIFRQSVSMMPRRYKQILLVIFDMVTLTFAIWLSYLLRFGEFFIPNSEQALLMVAAPLIGLPVFVRFGLYRSVIRYLPDKAIWTMIQAVTISVILWVCLAFLTLMTGAEGVPRAIPFLYWVLSIGLICGSRFAAKWLLWSPLREKLLARQCLIFGAGDAGRQLANALRSQNEVFVAGFVDDDKGLHGMDILGIRVYPTSQLETLIDNFGINELIVTTSALSGIQRRRLIGRLKSLDVKVRILPAISDLTAGKYLISHLRDIDIDDLLGRSPVPADPALLDKTVEDRAILVTGAGGSIGSELCRTIVKLAPAKLVIFDVNEHSIYQLHRELAAVSDCLIIPVLGSIADAPLIRTVLAAHKIENVYHCAAYKHVPLVEENVVEGARNNVVGTEVLAALSREAGVRNFVLISSDKAVRPSNVMGATKRWAELIVRYHGDEASRQGSGQVFASVRFGNVIGSSGSVVPLFREQIAHGGPLTVTHDDMTRYFMSVREAAELIIQAGALSEGGDILLLEMGEAVRIRDLAENMILLAGLSIKDTLHPEGDIEIVTVGIRDGEKLHEELFYDPTGVSPTNHSKILRAKRGANSVNHLPEAITELRQLIEKQDADAVRKLLFEYARS; encoded by the coding sequence ATGAAATTGGAAATCTTTCGGCAAAGCGTCTCGATGATGCCGCGTCGTTACAAGCAGATACTCCTTGTCATTTTTGACATGGTGACGCTGACTTTCGCTATTTGGCTCAGCTATTTGCTGAGATTTGGTGAATTTTTTATCCCGAACAGCGAGCAAGCCTTGTTGATGGTCGCTGCGCCGCTTATCGGTCTGCCGGTGTTCGTGCGTTTCGGGCTGTATCGGTCTGTCATCCGCTACCTTCCTGACAAGGCAATCTGGACGATGATCCAGGCCGTAACGATCTCCGTCATTCTCTGGGTCTGCCTCGCCTTCCTGACGCTGATGACCGGCGCCGAAGGCGTGCCTCGCGCCATACCGTTTCTCTATTGGGTGCTCAGCATCGGACTCATCTGCGGCAGCCGTTTTGCCGCAAAATGGCTTCTATGGAGCCCTCTACGTGAAAAGCTGCTGGCGCGGCAGTGTCTCATATTCGGGGCGGGCGATGCCGGCCGCCAATTGGCAAACGCCTTGAGGTCGCAGAACGAAGTCTTCGTCGCGGGTTTTGTCGATGATGACAAGGGCCTGCATGGCATGGATATTCTTGGCATCCGCGTTTACCCGACGTCGCAGCTCGAAACGCTGATCGACAATTTCGGCATCAACGAGTTGATCGTGACGACCTCCGCCCTGAGCGGTATCCAGCGCCGCCGTCTGATCGGCAGGTTGAAATCTCTGGATGTAAAGGTCCGAATTCTTCCGGCGATTTCGGATTTGACCGCAGGAAAATACCTGATCAGCCATTTGCGCGATATCGACATCGACGATCTGCTCGGCCGCTCGCCTGTACCGGCTGATCCGGCACTGCTCGACAAGACCGTGGAAGACCGCGCCATTCTTGTGACCGGAGCTGGCGGATCGATCGGGTCGGAGCTTTGCCGCACGATCGTCAAGCTGGCGCCGGCGAAGCTGGTAATTTTCGACGTCAATGAGCACAGTATCTATCAACTCCATCGCGAGCTTGCCGCGGTCAGCGATTGCCTGATCATCCCCGTGCTCGGTTCGATCGCCGATGCGCCGTTGATCCGAACCGTGCTTGCAGCGCACAAGATCGAGAACGTCTATCATTGTGCCGCCTACAAGCATGTGCCGCTGGTGGAGGAAAATGTTGTCGAGGGCGCGAGAAACAATGTCGTCGGCACCGAGGTGCTTGCCGCTTTGTCGCGCGAGGCAGGGGTCAGAAATTTCGTCCTCATTTCGTCCGACAAAGCCGTGCGGCCATCCAATGTCATGGGCGCTACCAAGCGCTGGGCCGAGCTTATCGTACGCTATCATGGCGATGAAGCGAGTAGGCAGGGCAGCGGGCAGGTATTCGCTTCGGTTCGCTTCGGCAACGTGATCGGTTCGAGCGGTTCGGTCGTGCCGCTGTTTCGCGAGCAAATTGCCCATGGCGGTCCGCTGACGGTCACCCATGACGACATGACCCGCTATTTCATGTCGGTGCGCGAAGCTGCGGAACTGATCATCCAGGCGGGCGCGCTTTCCGAGGGCGGGGATATTCTGCTGCTCGAAATGGGCGAGGCCGTGCGCATCCGCGATCTTGCGGAAAACATGATTCTTCTTGCTGGTCTTTCGATCAAGGACACCCTCCATCCCGAGGGTGATATCGAAATCGTCACCGTCGGCATACGCGATGGCGAGAAGCTGCATGAAGAGCTGTTCTACGATCCGACCGGCGTGTCGCCGACCAATCATTCCAAAATCCTGCGCGCCAAGCGCGGCGCCAATTCCGTGAACCATTTGCCCGAAGCGATTACGGAGTTGCGGCAACTGATCGAAAAGCAGGATGCGGATGCTGTGCGCAAGCTCCTGTTCGAGTACGCCAGATCCTGA
- a CDS encoding DUF2793 domain-containing protein: MDQTTTNLKLPYIAPSQAQKHVTHNEAIRALDALVQLSVMSRKLKNAPPESSEGDRYIIASEAVVPWAGKTDQIAAWQDDAWAFLQPQEGWHAWVAEEQTFVVFERNSWRRVTTGTNPVDSVGINTVADENNRLALKSPASLFDHIGGGHQLKINKADDGHAASLLFQSNYQGRAEMGTMWGRDFHIKTSSDGDHWQDAVAVDSTTGIVRFPSGIAHSATGKKQSGLIFVPPSDTGTVIFQPLGVRAQALKTAKLASISADIVTFTSNTAGEFFGAAMRGLSMVRIWNATKTPALPAFAKWDTAANQLQVSNADDVKLWSEGDTIQLGDPVTNLIAIDVSPLMQKLLGSVFRQDGLLLDAGNTGTITVACSDHSPASASNLVYFKMDETRSFSLIGVYG, encoded by the coding sequence ATGGACCAGACGACGACAAACCTCAAATTGCCGTATATAGCGCCGTCGCAGGCGCAGAAACATGTCACCCACAATGAGGCTATCCGCGCGCTCGATGCGCTGGTGCAGCTCTCGGTGATGAGCCGCAAACTGAAAAATGCCCCGCCTGAGTCTTCGGAGGGCGACCGTTACATCATCGCGTCCGAGGCCGTCGTACCGTGGGCGGGCAAGACGGACCAGATCGCCGCGTGGCAGGATGACGCCTGGGCGTTCTTGCAGCCGCAGGAGGGCTGGCATGCCTGGGTTGCAGAAGAGCAAACCTTCGTCGTTTTCGAACGCAATTCCTGGAGAAGGGTAACGACCGGCACCAACCCGGTAGATTCCGTCGGTATCAACACGGTCGCCGACGAGAACAACCGGCTGGCGTTAAAAAGCCCTGCCTCGTTGTTCGATCATATTGGTGGCGGGCATCAGCTGAAAATAAACAAGGCGGATGACGGCCATGCCGCCTCGTTGCTTTTCCAGTCCAATTATCAGGGCAGGGCCGAGATGGGCACAATGTGGGGCCGTGATTTTCATATCAAGACCAGCTCAGACGGCGATCATTGGCAAGACGCCGTGGCCGTCGACAGCACCACAGGGATTGTCCGTTTTCCCTCGGGCATCGCTCATTCGGCAACCGGCAAGAAGCAGTCCGGTCTGATTTTCGTCCCTCCAAGCGACACCGGCACGGTGATTTTCCAGCCGCTGGGGGTTCGCGCCCAAGCCCTGAAGACCGCCAAACTGGCTTCGATCAGCGCTGATATCGTGACTTTCACCAGCAATACCGCCGGCGAATTCTTCGGCGCCGCCATGCGCGGCCTATCGATGGTTCGCATCTGGAATGCAACCAAAACACCTGCGCTACCGGCCTTCGCCAAATGGGATACTGCAGCCAATCAGCTGCAAGTGAGCAACGCCGACGACGTCAAGCTATGGTCCGAGGGGGATACGATCCAGCTTGGCGATCCGGTTACCAACCTCATTGCCATTGATGTCTCGCCGCTGATGCAGAAACTTCTGGGTAGCGTATTCCGGCAGGACGGCCTTCTTCTCGATGCGGGAAACACGGGGACTATCACCGTCGCCTGCAGCGATCACTCCCCTGCATCCGCATCCAACCTCGTTTACTTCAAAATGGATGAGACTCGTAGCTTCAGCCTGATTGGCGTTTATGGGTGA
- the uraH gene encoding hydroxyisourate hydrolase → MGKLSTHVLDTAAGKPAAGMALTLHRIDETGRHLLKTAVTNADGRTDALLLSPDEMRVGQYELTFFIEDYFKASQIARDEPPFLDDIPIRFSIANADGNYHVPLLVTPWGYSTYRGS, encoded by the coding sequence ATGGGAAAGTTATCCACACATGTGCTTGATACGGCGGCGGGAAAGCCGGCCGCCGGCATGGCGCTGACACTGCACCGGATCGACGAAACCGGTCGTCATTTGCTCAAGACTGCGGTTACGAATGCCGATGGCAGGACAGATGCGCTGCTGCTATCGCCGGATGAGATGAGGGTGGGGCAGTACGAGTTGACGTTCTTCATCGAGGATTATTTCAAGGCGTCGCAAATTGCCCGTGACGAGCCTCCGTTCCTTGACGATATTCCTATCCGGTTTTCAATAGCGAATGCCGATGGCAATTATCATGTGCCCCTGCTGGTAACGCCTTGGGGTTATTCGACCTATCGGGGAAGCTGA
- the uraD gene encoding 2-oxo-4-hydroxy-4-carboxy-5-ureidoimidazoline decarboxylase, with amino-acid sequence MQHMTLDKLNSLDATDFVAALGGIFEHSPWVPEAVAKLRPFASTADLHAAMVNAVNASGQVAQLGLIRAHPDLAGKAARQGNLTAESTSEQKGAGLDRLTNAEFEEFHRLNNAYQSRFGFPFILAVRGHDKHSIMAAFRQRLNHNSGEEVIEALRQIALIARFRLDDLFA; translated from the coding sequence ATGCAGCATATGACATTAGACAAGCTCAACTCCCTCGATGCCACGGATTTCGTTGCAGCGCTGGGCGGCATATTCGAGCACTCGCCTTGGGTTCCGGAGGCTGTCGCGAAGTTACGGCCTTTTGCCAGCACCGCGGACCTGCACGCTGCGATGGTCAATGCCGTGAACGCCTCAGGGCAGGTGGCGCAACTCGGGCTCATACGGGCACACCCCGATCTCGCGGGCAAGGCGGCACGGCAGGGCAATCTAACCGCGGAATCGACGAGCGAGCAGAAGGGCGCGGGTCTCGACAGGTTGACGAACGCTGAGTTCGAAGAGTTTCATCGGCTGAACAACGCGTATCAGAGCCGTTTCGGCTTCCCGTTTATTCTTGCGGTCCGGGGGCACGACAAGCACTCGATCATGGCGGCGTTCCGCCAACGCCTGAACCACAATTCGGGAGAAGAGGTGATCGAAGCGCTGCGGCAGATCGCTTTGATCGCACGCTTTCGTCTCGATGATTTATTTGCATGA
- the xdhB gene encoding xanthine dehydrogenase molybdopterin binding subunit, with translation MNVDAKIVQRSIVGKGIAHDSAARHVAGEANYIDDMPELPGTLHAAFVLSPVAHGKLNGFDASEALAMDGVAGVWAAKDVPGHNEVGPILHGETLFAEDIVDHEGRVIAVVAARDFETAYRAAKKVKLDIETLEPVLDIEEAHRRKSYVLPPQEVIEGDVETALAGAPHVISGKLHIGGQDHFYLETHIAYAIPGENGEMLVHSSTQHPTEVQHHVAGILGVHANAVECQVRRMGGGFGGKESQPTIIAGAAALVAAKTGKPCKMRLKRRDDMVATGKRHDYIANWKAGVDNRGRILGLDVEYLARAGNLPDLTGPVITRTLTHTDNSYFISNARFIGHACKTNTVSNTAFRGFGGPQGIITIEAVIDTIARELKLDPNAVRAVNYYGDETGDMTPYGQQVEDNRLVEVTDAVLGSAEWDYRRAEIDAHNAASPVIRRGLAMMPIKFGISFNLTSLNQAGALVHVYLDGSIFLNHGGTEMGQGLFVKVAQVVAEVFQVELDMVRISSTATGKVPNTSATAASTGSDLNGMAAFKAAMAIKARMTRVAAEHFDVEEDVIVYREGRVHADNRSVSFGELAKMAWAKRIQLSEAGHYATPKIHWDGKTMKGRPFFYFSYGAAVAEVAVDTLTGETRCLRADILQDVGSPLNPAIDLGQIEGAFVQGMGWVTCEELWWDKAGKLRTVGPSTYKIPGSRDVPPEFNVRILDNMPNREETVFRSKAIGEPPLMLGISVWLAIRDAIASIRGGVPQLDSPATPEAVLRSVRHAKGVIGV, from the coding sequence ATGAACGTCGACGCCAAGATCGTTCAGCGCAGCATTGTCGGTAAAGGCATCGCGCACGATTCGGCCGCGCGCCATGTCGCTGGCGAGGCGAACTACATCGACGATATGCCGGAACTGCCTGGCACGCTCCACGCGGCCTTCGTCCTCTCGCCGGTGGCGCATGGCAAGCTGAACGGCTTCGACGCTTCCGAAGCGCTGGCGATGGATGGTGTTGCCGGTGTCTGGGCGGCGAAGGATGTGCCCGGCCACAATGAAGTCGGGCCAATACTTCACGGCGAGACGCTTTTTGCCGAAGATATTGTCGATCACGAAGGACGGGTGATCGCGGTCGTTGCCGCGAGGGATTTTGAAACGGCGTATCGCGCCGCCAAAAAGGTGAAGCTCGATATCGAGACGCTCGAGCCCGTGCTTGATATCGAAGAGGCGCACCGGCGAAAAAGCTACGTTCTGCCGCCGCAGGAGGTCATCGAGGGCGATGTCGAAACTGCTCTTGCAGGCGCGCCGCATGTCATTTCCGGTAAGCTGCACATCGGCGGGCAGGACCATTTCTACCTCGAGACCCATATCGCCTATGCCATTCCCGGCGAGAACGGTGAAATGCTGGTACATTCCTCGACCCAGCACCCGACCGAGGTACAGCACCATGTTGCCGGTATTCTCGGCGTACACGCCAACGCTGTGGAATGTCAGGTGCGACGCATGGGCGGCGGATTTGGCGGCAAGGAAAGTCAGCCGACGATTATTGCCGGAGCTGCCGCGCTAGTCGCAGCCAAGACCGGCAAACCTTGCAAGATGCGGCTGAAACGCCGCGATGACATGGTAGCGACCGGCAAGCGCCACGATTACATCGCCAACTGGAAGGCCGGTGTCGACAACAGGGGCCGCATTCTCGGTCTCGACGTCGAGTATCTGGCGCGGGCGGGCAATCTGCCGGATTTGACGGGACCGGTGATCACGCGCACGCTGACTCACACGGACAATTCCTATTTTATTTCGAACGCGCGCTTCATCGGGCATGCCTGCAAGACCAATACCGTGTCAAACACGGCGTTTCGCGGCTTTGGCGGACCGCAGGGAATTATCACCATCGAGGCCGTTATCGATACGATCGCCCGCGAGTTGAAGCTCGACCCCAATGCGGTCCGGGCGGTCAATTACTATGGCGACGAGACCGGCGACATGACGCCCTATGGCCAGCAGGTCGAGGACAATCGTCTGGTCGAGGTGACGGATGCGGTGCTTGGCTCCGCCGAGTGGGACTATCGCCGCGCTGAAATCGACGCGCACAATGCTGCCAGTCCTGTCATCCGGCGCGGATTGGCGATGATGCCGATCAAATTCGGCATTTCCTTCAATCTGACCTCGCTCAATCAGGCGGGTGCGCTGGTCCATGTTTACCTGGATGGGTCGATCTTCCTCAATCACGGTGGCACCGAAATGGGGCAGGGCCTGTTTGTGAAGGTCGCGCAGGTGGTGGCCGAGGTGTTTCAGGTCGAGCTCGACATGGTCCGCATTTCGTCCACCGCGACAGGCAAGGTGCCGAACACCAGTGCGACTGCGGCTTCTACCGGCTCGGACCTCAACGGCATGGCGGCGTTCAAGGCCGCGATGGCCATCAAGGCGCGCATGACACGGGTGGCTGCCGAGCATTTCGATGTCGAAGAAGACGTGATCGTCTATCGCGAAGGCCGCGTCCACGCCGACAATCGCTCGGTATCCTTCGGTGAACTGGCGAAAATGGCCTGGGCCAAGCGCATCCAGCTCTCGGAAGCCGGACATTATGCAACGCCGAAGATTCACTGGGACGGCAAGACGATGAAAGGCCGGCCTTTCTTCTATTTCAGCTATGGCGCTGCGGTTGCGGAAGTTGCTGTCGACACGCTTACGGGCGAGACGCGTTGCCTGCGCGCCGATATCCTTCAGGACGTGGGCTCACCGCTCAATCCTGCCATTGACCTTGGCCAGATCGAGGGCGCCTTCGTGCAGGGCATGGGCTGGGTAACGTGCGAGGAGCTATGGTGGGATAAAGCGGGCAAGCTGCGGACTGTTGGGCCATCGACCTACAAGATACCTGGTTCGCGCGACGTACCGCCTGAGTTCAATGTGCGCATTCTCGACAATATGCCCAACAGGGAAGAAACGGTGTTTCGATCCAAGGCGATCGGTGAGCCGCCCTTGATGCTTGGCATCTCGGTCTGGCTGGCCATTCGCGATGCAATCGCTTCGATCCGTGGCGGGGTGCCGCAGCTGGATTCCCCGGCGACACCCGAGGCGGTGTTGCGCTCGGTACGGCATGCAAAGGGAGTGATTGGCGTATGA
- the xdhA gene encoding xanthine dehydrogenase small subunit, translating to MSQTIRFFLNGQKQEASVRPDTTVLDWLRSGPRLTGTKEGCAEGDCGACSVLIGDPWFDDAHHEGAVHYQAANSCILAMGQIDGRAVVTVEGLKTEQLHPVQAAMAENGSSQCGFCTPGIVISLAGLAAQRSAAGAGLSAQGSAAGAGLAARKTQVTDSDIHDALAGNLCRCTGYRPIVEAARKVGNATIAGPHVAAFAKIEPRKTISAAGSTFHQPQSLNDLLQLRKEMPDAILLGGGTDLGVALADYHSDWSEVISLARVRELRAMRETENHLSFGAAVTWEEILAGIIEYYPSFATLIRRFGSTQIRSMGTIGGNIGTASPIGDGPPALIALGAEIELASLSGHRFLALEDFFLDYRKTELRADEVIASVSIPKPVEGQEFRVYKISKRYDQDISTVCAAFSIVREEGQVRSARIAFGGMAATPQRAPKAEQALVGSMFDQRAIETCASAITAQFKPLSDWRGSAEYRLQVAANLAERFWRDVAGETVEVMAL from the coding sequence ATGTCACAAACGATACGTTTTTTTCTGAATGGTCAAAAGCAGGAAGCCTCGGTTCGGCCGGATACGACAGTACTGGACTGGCTGCGCAGCGGGCCGCGGCTGACCGGCACCAAGGAGGGCTGTGCCGAGGGCGATTGCGGGGCATGCTCGGTGCTGATCGGCGACCCTTGGTTCGACGACGCTCACCATGAGGGGGCCGTGCACTATCAAGCGGCCAACAGCTGCATTCTCGCCATGGGGCAGATCGACGGCCGCGCTGTGGTCACGGTCGAGGGTTTGAAGACTGAGCAGCTGCACCCGGTACAAGCTGCGATGGCGGAAAATGGATCGTCCCAGTGCGGCTTCTGTACGCCGGGTATCGTGATTTCGCTCGCGGGTCTTGCAGCGCAAAGAAGCGCTGCGGGAGCAGGTCTTTCAGCCCAAGGAAGTGCTGCGGGAGCAGGTCTTGCGGCTCGCAAGACACAAGTCACGGATTCCGACATCCACGATGCACTGGCGGGCAATCTGTGCCGTTGTACCGGGTACCGGCCGATCGTCGAGGCCGCGCGCAAGGTTGGAAATGCGACGATTGCGGGCCCACATGTCGCCGCCTTTGCCAAGATCGAACCACGTAAGACGATTTCGGCCGCCGGTTCGACATTCCATCAGCCACAGTCGCTGAATGATCTGCTGCAACTGCGCAAGGAGATGCCCGACGCCATATTGCTCGGTGGCGGCACCGATCTTGGCGTCGCGCTGGCGGATTATCATTCCGACTGGAGCGAAGTGATCTCACTTGCCCGCGTGCGCGAACTGCGTGCCATGCGCGAGACCGAAAATCATCTGAGCTTTGGCGCGGCGGTAACGTGGGAAGAGATTCTCGCCGGTATCATTGAGTACTACCCCTCTTTCGCGACCTTGATCCGGCGTTTCGGTTCGACCCAGATACGCTCCATGGGAACCATCGGCGGCAATATCGGCACCGCAAGCCCGATCGGCGACGGGCCGCCGGCGTTGATTGCGCTTGGGGCCGAGATCGAACTTGCATCCTTGAGCGGGCATCGTTTTCTGGCGCTCGAAGATTTTTTCCTCGACTATCGCAAGACCGAACTGCGCGCCGATGAGGTGATTGCTTCGGTATCGATCCCGAAGCCCGTGGAGGGCCAGGAGTTCCGCGTCTACAAGATTTCCAAGCGCTACGACCAGGACATTTCGACTGTCTGTGCGGCATTTTCGATTGTCCGTGAAGAAGGTCAGGTTCGCAGCGCTCGCATCGCATTTGGCGGCATGGCAGCAACGCCGCAGCGCGCGCCGAAGGCTGAACAGGCGTTGGTCGGCAGTATGTTTGACCAGAGAGCGATCGAAACATGCGCAAGTGCCATCACTGCGCAGTTTAAACCGCTGAGCGATTGGCGCGGCAGTGCCGAATATCGTTTGCAGGTTGCCGCGAACCTTGCTGAGCGGTTCTGGCGTGATGTGGCTGGCGAGACAGTGGAGGTCATGGCGCTATGA
- a CDS encoding ureidoglycolate lyase: METIALDVRPLTKASFAQFGDVIETQDAELRLINGGTTERYHDLANVDVTGDGARVLVNIFRGKAFTLPVDIRMLERHPLGSQAFIPLQNRPFLVAVAEDDGGKPGTPVAFLCQGNQGVNYARNAWHHPLISLEETSDFLVVDRGGEGNNIEEFFFDDVVYRIEKL; this comes from the coding sequence ATGGAAACTATCGCTCTTGATGTCCGACCACTAACCAAGGCATCGTTTGCGCAGTTCGGTGATGTGATCGAGACGCAAGACGCTGAATTGCGCCTGATCAATGGAGGCACGACAGAGCGCTACCACGATCTCGCCAATGTCGATGTGACGGGCGATGGCGCGCGGGTGCTCGTGAATATCTTCCGGGGCAAGGCGTTTACGCTGCCGGTCGATATCAGAATGCTGGAACGTCATCCACTTGGCAGCCAGGCATTCATACCGCTGCAGAACCGGCCGTTTCTGGTTGCGGTGGCCGAGGACGACGGCGGCAAGCCGGGAACGCCTGTCGCCTTTCTGTGCCAAGGCAATCAAGGCGTCAACTACGCCCGCAACGCCTGGCATCATCCACTGATCTCACTGGAAGAAACGTCGGATTTTCTCGTCGTTGATCGTGGTGGCGAGGGTAACAATATCGAGGAGTTTTTCTTTGACGACGTGGTCTACAGGATTGAAAAACTGTAG